Proteins from a genomic interval of Gossypium hirsutum isolate 1008001.06 chromosome A09, Gossypium_hirsutum_v2.1, whole genome shotgun sequence:
- the LOC107888705 gene encoding lysine histidine transporter 1 yields MGTQAPPENGYGRSNSLEEKSAKEKAIDEWLPITSSRNAKWWYSAFHNVTAMVGAGVLSLPYAMAELGWGPGVTVLILSWIITLYTLWQMVEMHEMVPGRRFDRYHELGQYAFGEKLGLYIVVPQQLIVEVGVCIVYMVTGGKSLQKFHDTVCSTCKHIKLTYFIMIFASVHFVLSHLPNFNSISGVSLAAAVMSLSYSTIAWGASVDKGVQPDVQYGYKAKTTAGTVFNFFSALGDVAFAYAGHNVVLEIQATIPSTPEKPSKGPMWRGVIVAYIVVALCYFPVALVGYWMFGNSVQDNILISLEKPAWLIAMANMFVVVHVIGSYQIYAMPVFDMMETVLVKKLNFKPSTTLRFIVRNLYVAFTMFIGITFPFFGGLLGFFGGFAFAPTTYFLPCVMWLAIYKPRKFSLSWWTNWICIVFGLMLMILSPIGGLRQIILQAKDYEFYS; encoded by the exons ATGGGAACTCAAGCTCCTCCAGAAAATGGTTATGGCAGAAGCAACAGC TTGGAAGAGAAATCAgcaaaggagaaagcaatcgatgAGTGGCTGCCAATCACCTCATCAAGAAATGCAAAATGGTGGTATTCAGCTTTCCACAATGTCACCGCTATGGTGGGAGCTGGTGTCCTCAGTCTCCCTTACGCCATGGCAGAACTCGGATG GGGTCCTGGTGTGACTGTTCTAATCCTATCATGGATTATTACCCTATATACACTATGGCAAATGGTtgaaatgcatgaaatggttCCTGGAAGACGTTTCGATAGATACCATGAACTGGGTCAATATGCCTttggtgaaaaacttggcctctACATTGTGGTGCCACAGCAACTTATTGTTGAAGTTGGTGTCTGCATTGTTTATATGGTTACTGGTGGCAAATCATTGCAGAAGTTCCATGACACTGTTTGCAGTACCTGCAAACATATAAAACTAACTTATTTCATCATGATTTTTGCCTCTGTTCACTTTGTCCTCTCTCACCTTCCCAACTTCAACTCCATTTCGGGTGTCTCCTTGGCTGCCGCCGTCATGTCTTTGAG TTATTCTACCATTGCTTGGGGAGCTTCAGTGGATAAGGGAGTTCAACCAGATGTGCAATATGGCTACAAAGCTAAGACTACAGCAGGAACAGTTTTCAACTTCTTCAGTGCCTTGGGGGATGTGGCTTTTGCCTATGCTGGCCACAATGTAGTGTTGGAGATCCAAGCTACAATCCCCTCTACACCTGAGAAGCCATCGAAGGGACCAATGTGGAGAGGTGTTATCGTTGCCTATATCGTTGTAGCCTTGTGCTACTTCCCTGTCGCTTTAGTCGGGTATTGGATGTTTGGCAATTCAGTCCAAGACAACATCCTCATCTCATTAGAGAAACCAGCATGGCTTATTGCAATGGCTAACATGTTTGTCGTTGTTCATGTTATTGGAAGCTACCAG ATCTATGCGATGCCAGTTTTTGACATGATGGAAACCGTATTAgttaagaaattaaatttcaagccGAGTACAACACTTCGATTCATTGTCCGCAATCTTTATGTTG CATTCACGATGTTCATCGGCATTACCTTCCCTTTCTTCGGAGGTCTTCTTGGATTTTTTGGAGGATTTGCTTTTGCACCAACAACATACTTT CTCCCTTGCGTCATGTGGCTTGCCATTTACAAACCAAGAAAGTTTAGCTTATCTTGGTGGACTAACTGG